TCCCTCCCGTGCCGCGCATGCCATCTGGCCCTGGGCGATGCAGGGCCTGGCGATTGAGGTCCCCAGGAGGTAGCCCCCTTCGTAGACTGCGTTGCCCCGAAGGGCCGGCCAGACGAAGTCGCGAACGAAGGTTTCGCGCAGATCATCCGTCACAGCTGAGGTTGCTCCCGTTGCCACGGCCTTAGCCTCAATAGCCGGGAGGTCCTCTTCCTGGCCCAGGTCAGCGACGTAGGCAATCACATCGGCCTTGTAGGTCTCCTTGAGCCAGGCGAGAATGACGGAGGTGTCTAACCCCCCCGAGTAGGCCAGGACAATTTTCTCCGGCTTGGGTGCGGAGTGGGTGATCATGCCGGTGCGCCCCTTTCGCCCATGAGAAACCCCAGGAGGGCTTTTTGGAGGTGGAGGCGGTTTTCGGCCTGCTCGTAGATGATCGAGGCTGGCCCGTCGGCCACATCCGAAGCTATCTCCTCACCCCGGTGGGCCGGAAGGCAGTGCATGACGACGGCGCCAGGCCGGGCAGTGCTCAGCAAGTCTTCGTCGATGGTGTAGCCGGCGAAGGCGGCCCGGCGTTTGTCGGCATCAACCTCCTGGCCCATGCTCGCCCAGACGTCGGTGTAGAGAACGTCGGCCCCATCGGCTGCCTCGGCGGGCTTTCGCACAATCTTTATGGTTGCGCCGGTCTCGGCGGCCAGATTCTCGGCCGCCGTTCGGATGGCGTGATCGGGCTCGTAGCTCTCCGGGCAGGCCAGGACCAAGGTTAGCTTGAGCTTTGCCGCAGCACTGAGCCAGGAGTTGGCGACGTTGTTGCCGTCGCCTATGTAGGCGATGGTACGGTCCTTAAGGCTTCCGAAGTGCTCCAGAATGGTAAAGCAGTCGGATAGCACCTGACAGGGGTGGAGGAGGTCTGAGAGACCGTTGATGACGGGCACGGTGGCGTGGCGGGCCAGCTCTTCGACGTCAGCCTGGGCGAAAGCCCGAAAGACTACGCCGTCGAGGTAGCGCGAAAGGGTCCGGGCTGAGTCCGCGATAGTCTCTCCGCGGCCCATCTGGAGGTCGGAGGCCGATAGAAAAATCGCATGGCCGCCGAGTTGAAAC
The nucleotide sequence above comes from Nitrospinota bacterium. Encoded proteins:
- the argF gene encoding ornithine carbamoyltransferase, whose product is MKRDFLSIADLTAGEIEGLFGRARRLKEEQKAGIPHPTLAGKTLGMIFMKPSTRTRVSFEVGMFQLGGHAIFLSASDLQMGRGETIADSARTLSRYLDGVVFRAFAQADVEELARHATVPVINGLSDLLHPCQVLSDCFTILEHFGSLKDRTIAYIGDGNNVANSWLSAAAKLKLTLVLACPESYEPDHAIRTAAENLAAETGATIKIVRKPAEAADGADVLYTDVWASMGQEVDADKRRAAFAGYTIDEDLLSTARPGAVVMHCLPAHRGEEIASDVADGPASIIYEQAENRLHLQKALLGFLMGERGAPA